CGCCGGCGCGACCGCGATGATCGACGTCTCCGACGGCCTGCTGTCCGAGGCCGGCCACCTGGCCACCGCCTCCGGCGTGGCCGTCGACGTGCGCACCGACGCGCTGGAGGTGCCCGAGCCGCTGCACGCGGTGGCCGCCGCGCTGGGCGGGGTCGACCCGGTGGCCTTCATGCTCTCCGGCGGCGACGACCACGCCCTGCTGGCGACCTTCCCGGCCGGGACCGCCCTGCCCGAGGGGTGGAGCGTGATCGGCGAGGTGCGCGAGGGCGAGGGCGTCACGGTCGACGGCGCCCCCTGGACCGGCGAGACCGGGTGGACGCACTTCTGATCGGCCCCGGACGCACGAACGGCCGCCACCCCGGTGGGGTGACGGCCGTCCGACGGCGGACCGAGGTGGTCAGCGGGAGGTCAGCGGGAGACCTTGCCCGCCTTCAGGCAGCCGGTGCAGACGTTGAGGCGCTTGGGGGTGCCGTTGACCTTGGCACGCACGCGCTGGATGTTGGGGTCGAAGCGGCGCTTCGTGATCTTGCGCGACCACGGCCGGTTGTTGCCGAAGCCAGGCTTCTTGGCGCAGATGTCGCAGACGGCAGCCACCGTGAACTCCTGAAGGATCGAGGTTGGGACGAAAAGATGTGCACAACTGTTCGTGCACAGCCGAACGAGTCGAGGGCCCGGTGCTCCGGGCAACCGCGCCAGAGTATCCGAGGCGTGCGGTGCTCGGCCAATCGCGGGACGATCGGGGGCCGGAGGTGGCCGCGGGGCGCGTCACGCCACGCATCGCCGCCACCCGCACACTAACGTGTCGCCCCGTGGAGCCAGTGGGACCGACCGGACGCGGGGTGAGCCTCGAGGTCGTGCTGCTCTTCGTCGACATCGCCGTCGACGCCCTGGGGGCGGCGCGCGAGGAGATCGACGCGCTCAACGTCTACCCGGTCCCCGACGGCGACACCGGCACCAACATGTACCTCACGGTCTCCGCGGCCAGGGACGCCGTGCGCGAGGCCACCGGCGGCGACGCCGGCGCCGACCTGGGCGACGCGCTGGCGGCGTTCAGCCGGGGGGCGCTGCTGGGGGCCCGCGGCAACTCGGGGGTCATCCTCAGCGAGATGATGCGCGCCATCGCCCGCCGCCTGGCGCGCGCGACCGCCGAGGAGCGCAACGCCGAGGTGCTCGCCGAGGCGCTGCGCCTGGCCGCCGAGGCGGCGTACGCCGCGGTGGGCACGCCCGTGGAGGGCACCATCCTGTCGGTGGCCCGGGCCGCGGCCGAGGCGGCCGAGGCGGTGCGCGAGGACCCCTCCGCCCGCACCCGCGACGTCTTCACCGGCGCCGCCGAGGCGGCCCGTGCCGCCCTGGCGCGCACCCCCAGCCAGCTGCAGGCGCTGGCCGACGCCGGCGTGGTCGACGCCGGCGGCCGGGGGCTGAGCGTCGTGCTCGACGCCGCCGAGACCGCGCTGACCGGGCGCCGGCCCGAGCCGGTGCTGCCGCGCATCGGCCAGCACGCCATCCCCATCGCCCAGGCCACGACCGCGCAGCAGCCCGGTGGCGACCTGACCCCGGGCGGGCCGGCGTACGAGGTGATGTACCTGCTCGACACCGACGCCGAGCAGGTGCCGGCGCTGCGCGAGCGCCTCGCCGCCCTGGGCGACTCGCTGGTCGTCGTCGGCGACGAGCGGCTCTGGAACGTGCACGTGCACGTCGACGACGTCGGTGCCGCGATCGAGGCCGGCATCGAGGCCGGGCGCCCGCACCGCATCCGGGTCACCCACTTCCACGACCAGGTCACCCAGCAGGCCGCCCGGGCGGAGCGCGAGGCGGCCGGCAGGCCGCGCGAGGGCCGCTGCGTGGTCGTGGTCTCGGCCGGCCCTGGGCTCTCCTCGCTCTTCGCCGAGGCCGGCGCCGTGGTCGTCGAGGGCGGGCCCGGGCGCCGGCCCTCGACCGGCGACCTGCTCCAGGCCATCACCGGCTGCGGCGCCCAGGAGGTCGTGGTGCTGCCCAACGACGGCGACTCGGTGCGCGCCGCCCAGGTCGCCGCCTCGACGGCGACCCAGGACGCGGGGGTGCGGGTCGCGGTCATCCCGACCCAGGCGCAGGTGCAGGGCCTGGCCGCGCTGGCCGTCCACGAACCCGGTCGCGGCTTCGACGCCGACGTGCTCGAGATGACCGCCACCGCGCGCCACGCCCGCCACGGCGCGGTCACCGTCGCGGCGCGCCAGGCGAT
The Nocardioides marinisabuli genome window above contains:
- the rpmB gene encoding 50S ribosomal protein L28, whose product is MAAVCDICAKKPGFGNNRPWSRKITKRRFDPNIQRVRAKVNGTPKRLNVCTGCLKAGKVSR
- a CDS encoding DAK2 domain-containing protein, whose translation is MSLEVVLLFVDIAVDALGAAREEIDALNVYPVPDGDTGTNMYLTVSAARDAVREATGGDAGADLGDALAAFSRGALLGARGNSGVILSEMMRAIARRLARATAEERNAEVLAEALRLAAEAAYAAVGTPVEGTILSVARAAAEAAEAVREDPSARTRDVFTGAAEAARAALARTPSQLQALADAGVVDAGGRGLSVVLDAAETALTGRRPEPVLPRIGQHAIPIAQATTAQQPGGDLTPGGPAYEVMYLLDTDAEQVPALRERLAALGDSLVVVGDERLWNVHVHVDDVGAAIEAGIEAGRPHRIRVTHFHDQVTQQAARAEREAAGRPREGRCVVVVSAGPGLSSLFAEAGAVVVEGGPGRRPSTGDLLQAITGCGAQEVVVLPNDGDSVRAAQVAASTATQDAGVRVAVIPTQAQVQGLAALAVHEPGRGFDADVLEMTATARHARHGAVTVAARQAMTMAGPCEPGDALGVVAGDFAVVGSALADVATEVLERLVAGGGELVTIVSGADDPDGALAEHCTGWLAERHPFVDAVVYDGGQERYPLLLAVE